The segment GCGACGAAGCTTGGAACCTCGTCTGCCAATTCACCACCAGCGACAGCCTGCGCAAGCACATGCTGGCCGTCGAAGCGGCCATGCGGGCCTACGCTCGCAAGTTCGGCGAAGACGAGGAGCTTTGGGGCGTCGTCGGCTTGTTGCACGATTTCGACTACGAGCGCTGGCCCAATCCTCCGGACCATCCGCTGCGCGGCGCGGAAATTCTCGCCTCGCTCGGCTATCCGCCGGAAGTAATCTACGCCATCAAGTCGCACGCCGACTATCTCACCGATTGCCCGAGAATTTCGCGCCTCGACAAGGCCTTGTATGCGTGCGATGAATTGGCGGGATTCTGCACTGCCGCCGCCAGGGTGCGGCCGGAAGGAATCCGCGGCATGCAGGCATCGAGCGTGCGCAAGAAGATGAAAGCGAAGGGATTCGCCGCCGCAGTCAATCGCGACGACATGACCCGCGGCGCCGCCGATTTGGGCGTCGATTTCGACGAACACATCCAGTTCGTCATCGACGCAATGGCGGAAGTCGCCGACCCGCTTGGGCTATCCGGGGCCCCAGCCCCGCGCTAACGGGGACCGAAAAGTGGGGCGCGGTTTCGCTAATCTTGACACGACGAGCGCAGAAACAGATTGATGAAGCATTTCGGCGCACTGTGCCGCGGTCCGGCCGCGGCACGATTGAGGCCTCGCATCGCGATTATTGCCAGCGACCAGCCAGCCCCGCGGGCGGATCAGCCAGCGATTGCAACCGAGCCAGCCGCACCGAGCCACGATCGGCGAACGACAGCAGTGGCATGATGCCGAATTCGAGAATCCGTTCCGCGGCCCGGTCGCCCAGCAGCGCTTCGGCACACGGCTTCACCACCGGCTGGCCATCGTCGTCGTAAACATGAAGGGGCAAGTCATTGATATCGCGGCCCAAATTCTGGTTCAAATTCCAGCCGTTTTCGCCGAACGCTTGCGCCACTAGGCAAGCGGCGACGAACGCGCCGTTGCCCCACAAAAAGCCATCGTGCTGCGGCGTCGGCAATTCGATGAATTCAAGTTCTTCCGTCTCGCTCGCTCCCGGGCCATACGGATGCCGGAGCAGAAACCGCGGCGACACGAGCGCAAGCGCCGTCGCTGCCGGCAGGCTGCGAAGTTGCCGCCACATTTGGGCACCCGTCGCGTCCGGCTCGTGCCAATCGTCGGGATCGGGCCGCTCGGCGGGGGCGGGGCATCCGAATACGGCAGGCGAAGCTCCCGCGACGAACGGCGAACTGGCAGATGCTGCGATCTGCGCGATCCGGCCCAGCATTTCGACGTCATCGCGAGTCGCGGCAAAT is part of the Pirellulales bacterium genome and harbors:
- a CDS encoding HDIG domain-containing protein — its product is MNRDEAWNLVCQFTTSDSLRKHMLAVEAAMRAYARKFGEDEELWGVVGLLHDFDYERWPNPPDHPLRGAEILASLGYPPEVIYAIKSHADYLTDCPRISRLDKALYACDELAGFCTAAARVRPEGIRGMQASSVRKKMKAKGFAAAVNRDDMTRGAADLGVDFDEHIQFVIDAMAEVADPLGLSGAPAPR